From the Ipomoea triloba cultivar NCNSP0323 chromosome 8, ASM357664v1 genome, the window AAGTTCATTTAACTTTGATGATCTTACACTGCCAATGTAAGTCCCAATTCAAATTCCAGAACAAGCAGCCCAAGTTACAGACTCAGATCATGTCCAAGTTGAACTTGAACAAGTTGATTAGGTGAAGCAGTTGAAGCTCATGTTGAACCAGATCAAGTCCAAGTTGAACCAGAACAATCACAAGTTCAACTACCTCCTtcccaattaaaaaaaaaaaagaagttcaAAGTGAAACTTCCAGTTAAAAGAAAGTACATAACCATATCTTTTACCACAATGAAGTCAATGTTCAGTGGAAATAACAATGATccaatatttcaaaaaaaaaaaaaaaaaacaatgatccAATTAGTATTGACTGAAGTATGAATCCAACATGTAATGGTTTTTTGTCAAACTATGATGCCAAATTATAATGGTAAACCTTTTTTGTATTaggcatgttttttttttgacatactATGATGCCAAACATGCTAATGTCATGGTTTTAGGAatgttattttgttaattagtgATGCCAAAATTATCATGCTACTTATACTGccaatacaattttttttgtcataataTGAGTTTTTGTCTATGGTTTAAGGTTTAGGTAGCAGTGGTTTATGGTTTAGACAACATTGGTTTATGGTTTATACATTACAATAGACaataaaaacataacaaaaactAAGAACCATTTCATTCAATGCAAAATATATTCCATTACACAGAATTGAAAAACACAACTAAAGCATAACATTTTTACTTCTAATTCCTCATAATCAATTAGGTCAATGGTATACAAGTAGATGGTACATTTATGCCACTACTAAAGAACCTAACACTAACAACAACTATAATTACCAATACTATAACTTTAAATCGCCTACTCTTAAACCAAGATTTATCCATTGTTCTTGCACCATTCCCAAATAATCTGAGCCTCATTTCCAATGACTTCAAATCTTTCTCTTGTTTATTCAACCTCTTAAGCAGCCCTAAAATGATCTTCTTTGACCTTTTACACATAGGAGGGTCGAACCATTCTATGAACCCACATCCTCTACTCTACAATACTAACCtcaaactatattaaaaaaaattataaacaatttaatgATCCATTAAATGTGCAATCAATTAGTGAAACTTATGCCATTGTTTGGACATAGCTAAAACCTACGCCCAAGGTTTTCATTTGTGCATGAAGTGATCACCTTCAATTGACTTCCACATCTACACTGTGTCGCTAGAATTGCCTCGCCAAAAGCCCTAGTTTCTCTTTCACAATCTGAGGATGATGTATAGGATGTACCCATTATGTTTTCCTTAGGGGTGGACTATTCGGTTCGATTTATGCGCACTGAACCAAactaaaccgaaccgaactagtAATATACCAAAAAACCGAATGGTTCGAGATTCTTACAAACTGAATGGTTCGGTTAAAAACCGAATCGAACGATTTggaaaaaaccgaaccgaaccgaatactgttaggttttaataataataataataataataacaacaacaacaacaacaacaacaataataataataataacgaagTAAATCTAAGTGCCTTTATGCCTGCTCCGTCGTCCAGTTCCTATTCTCACGGGtatctctcttaaattttttatttgatttatttatagcTTGTTCTTTACTTTGCACTTTTGTTGTTTGCCGTAATTAttctttacctcacaattagtacttagtagtatgtttgaactttgaattgctattttgttatataatgtttagattttggatatggatTATGTGATTATGTAATAGTATGTTCggaaaattagaaaatgttgaaatttgGGGATCTTAAATCGAATCAAAtatcaaactaattaaatcTGAACCAAACCAAACCATTTCAAACTGAACCcgaaaaaaaattgatctgaACCCCTAAACGCCACCCCTAGTTTTTCTTAGAaataaagaagatgaagatcaaCAATGGATGGCGTGTTGAAGATGGCAATTGATGTTTACCTCTTGTTCGTGATTATGAGAGTAGATTTTAGGGTTCGCGATTTGGAAATTGATTTTGGCTTTGCTTcgattttctatttttatttcgTAGGGAATGCAgaaatgtaaatgtccattttaagtttttaaccCTGTTGTGAAGGGGTTAATTTGAGCTACAAATTAACGAATAATAGGTCGAAAAGACCATTTTTGctacaaaaacaatagtcatagACCTAGATTGCAAGGTTCAAAACTCGTGGTGCAAACCtgccactatagtcgtgggaccaaaagttcAAAAAACTCATTGTTTCTAGTCAAGAAAACAATGTAGCTAAACAATTTTGTGAGGAAGCTTTTGAAAATGCAAAGAGAAGAATTGAAACTGATGTAGGTTCTATGCATATTGAAGAGTTTGATGTTTCATTTTCAAGTGGTATTGTAAAAAATCCTTCAAGTCGGAGATCAAAAGGTGAGCATAATAAAATGTGGTGTAGTATTATTCAGAATAAGTATACTCTAGCAAGAGGACGAAGGAGTTATGCAAATACGGTTGCTTCAAATATAAAAGGGTGTTGTTAAATCTTTAGCTTTGAAAAGTCTATCCGAGATTGGGGATGGATATCTTGTACATCCAAGTTCTAGGAATTCACAGTTAGTTCATTTTAATAAGAGTTCAGATAACTATGTAGTTATAGattgacattatatttatacaatTGAGCTTATgaaccttaagttttaaatacaTGAACgttttataattgttttttggGCGTATATGATATTAGTTGTGAAGTTTCAATATATTTTCTACTAGATGTTGTAAAATGCTGTGAatctttttgtatttattttatggttTTTCTATGATCGGTTGCACTCTATTTAGTGTTCACAGTTTATGTgcttcatgttcataataccgATGAAGATAGGAAGTTTGTGTTGTATTCAATATTACGTATGTACACAGAACATAGAGTCCTAGTATGATACTACTACTAGactcctaacactccccctcaagcggaaGGTTGGTAACAACATTAAGCTTGCACCGAAGAAACGAGAACCGTGAGCCAGATAAAGCCTTGGTGAAAATATCCGCTAGCTGATCCTTAGTAGAGATAAAATTAACCAGTAATTCTTTCTTAGCCACTTTGTCACGAACGAAGTGATAGTCAACTTCTACATCCTTCGTCCTAGCATGGAATACCGGATTAACACATAAATAGGTAGCACCTAAGTCATCACACCAGAGCCTCGGAGGTGAAGTGGGAGACATCCCAAGCTTAGTCAGAAGCGAGCCAACCAAGTAACCTCAGCAGAAACATCAGCTAGTGCTTTGTACTCGGCCTCAGTGGAAGACCGAGCCACTGTCCGTTGCTTGCGACAGACCCAGGAAACTAAATTACGACCTATGAAAACAGCAAAACCACTCGTGGACTTACGATCACCGGGGTCTCCAGCCCAATCATAGTCAGAAAATGCATGAATATCGATCGAGGAAGATCGACAAATGCACAACCCAAAATGCAAAGTCCCTTTCATGTAGCGAAGAACACGCTTGAGCATGCCCCAATGCTCAGTAGTAGGAGCGCGCATGTGTTGACAAAGCTTGTTGACTGCGAACGACAGATCAGGCCTCGTAACCATGAGATACTGCAGAGCCCCAGCTAGACTACGGTACTGAGTTGGATCAGCATATGGAATTGCCGTACCAACATCTACCCGAGACAAGCAATAGGAGTAGCTAGCGCCTTGCAGTTAGTCATCCCAGCACGCTTCAGGATATCAGTCATATAACGTTGTTGAGACAAGAGCAGACCATCACGCACAGAAACAGTTTCAATACCAAGGAAAATGACAGTGAACCCATGTCACGAATCTTGAACTCCGAACCCATCTTAGCAACCAAAGCAGTAACAGAATCCAAGTCAGAGCCCATAACCAGAATGTCGTCCACATACACAAGCAAATACAACCGAACAGAGCCAGCAGAGTAAATGAATAAAGAAACATCAGTTTTAGACGACGTAAAACCAACAGAGAAGGAAAGTGTGTAGGCGGTCAAACCAGGCACGGGGAGCCTGCTTGAGACCATACAAAGAACGTTGGAGCAGACACACATGACTCGGAGTATCCCGGTCCTCATAGCCTGGGGGCTGTCGCATATAGACCCTCTCAGGCAGATTACCATTCAGAAAAGCGTTGTGAACATCCAACTGTCAAATGTGCCAACCACGAGAGACAGCCAAAGAAAGCAGCAACCGAACCGTCGTGGGCTTTACCACCGGGCTAAAGGTCTCAAAGAAGTCCTGGCCAGCTACCCGATTAAAGCCCTTAGCGACTAAGCGCGCCTTATAGCGCTCAACGGATCCATCAGCCTTCCGTTTAACACGGAAAACCCATTTGCAGCCTACAACATTCATACCAGGCTCAAATGGCACCAACTGCCACGTCTGATTTTGCAACAACACATTAAACTCGAGGTCCATCGCCTCGCACCATTCAGGATACACAACCGCCTGAGAGTAACACGTAGGCTCCAACAGAACAACATCATAAACCAACAACATCGGCTGAGCCCTAGTACGCGACTTGCTCAAAGACATCCCATGAGTCCGTTCGAGCGGCCGCTTAACACCACGGCCCCGAACCGGCTTTGACTGACCAACAACCACATCACttggaaaaaaatcaaaaccagTCCAAGAACTAGACGGACCTGATGTCTAAGGCGCGACCACAGGAGACAAGCTAGGCTCCTCAACCGCAACTCGACTAACACCCCACGGCACAACAGGCGGAGGAGAAGAACCCTGCATAGACACATCTGAGGCAAACGGATAAAGAGTTTCATCGAACCGCACATAGCGACAGATAAAAACCCTATTAGTATTCAGGTCTAGACAACGATAGCCACGAAAAGAAGATAGATAACCAAGAAACACACACGGAGCTATCCAAAACTGTAACTTATTCCGATTGTACGGGCGTAACAACGAAAAACACAAACACCCAAAAACACGCAACAAAGAATAAGACGGAGGAGAGCGATGAACACGAAAATGAGGGGTATCATCATGCAACAAACGAGAAGGcatcttattaatcaaataaaatgcgGTTTCAAAAGCGTAATCCTAAAACCGAGATGGGACCGAATCCTGGGCAATCAAAGCAAGCCCAGTCTCAACTATATGACAATGACGACGCTCTACCCTACCATTCTGCTCGTGAGTGTAGGCACAAGACTGCCTATGAACTATCCCTAAGGCAGACAAACGTGTATGCAACTTTTTGTATTCTCCCCCTAGATCAGATTGGATGGAAAGAATTTTATAGTTAAAAGAACGCTCAACCTGACAACGAAACTACTCAAAAATTGCATAAAAATATGTTTTAGCACGCATTGGATAGAACCAAATATAACAAGTAAAGTCATCCACAAAGagcacaaaatatttataaccaGTGGACGAAAGACAGGGCGCAgaccccaaatatcagtgtATATTAATTGGAAAATATGCGAAGTAGAAGACAAAACACGTGGCAAGGGGAATTGAGAGGATTTCCCCAACTGACATGCCGAACAAAGAGACGATAAACGACTAATAGCACTAGAACTAAGAGAACTATTATCTAGAATTTGACGTAAAACGCGAAGGTGTGGATGACCCAGCCTATTGTGCCAGACAGAGGACGACACACGAGCAACTAACGCCTCAGGAGGCTGACGCAGAGTAACAGGCCATGAGTAAAGACCACCCGAAGCTCGACCTCTATATAGAACTGTCTTGGTGATACGATCCTTGAcaaaaaaacaatcaaaataaaattcaaaataaacatcattATCCTTGGCAAACCGTTGAACAAATAATAATGACGCAGACAAACCAGGAACGTGTAACACATGAGATAAACGTAAAACAAGACTAGGAGTAGCTACCGAAGTAGAACCAATACTAACAATGGGCATACATGTACAATTGCCAACCCTCAATGAGTCCAAACCATTATAAGCAGCCGCAGTACACATAACTGAAGAGTCTGGAGTAGCGTGGTACGAAGCCCCCGTATCCGGAAACCAATTATGCGAAGCCAGCGACTCCACACTATCAGAAGCAACCGCCATTTACGCCTGGGGTCCAGATGAAGCCGGACTGTACCTATAACAGGTGACAACAGTATGACCGACTGCATTGCACAGCTGGCACCGGACAGCACTAGAACGGGACCGCCCTCTGCCTTTGCCACGCGATCAGTTTCGACCCCCACGCTGCGACATGGACTGCGACTGCACTTGACTCCAAGGCGACTGCTGCTACTGGTTCCAACGCGGCTGCGGATATGGTGCACTGGAATGGCCACCTCGCCGAGCCACCATCGCCGCCGGAGATGCAGTGTCACCAAAGTCATCTACAAAAATAAATTCCTGGGAATTCAAATAGTCAGAAAGCTCCGACAGGGAAACCGGCTCGCCACGAGTTAGTCCGGCAACCAGAGGCCGATATTCGCTCCGCAGTCCTTGGAAGACATATAAATTTTGATCGTCTAGCGAAACCTTGCGACCGGCTAAGGCAAGGTCTTCAACAAGGAGGCGAGCACGCTCGAGGTAATGATTGTagcatatttttataaaaattcaaatacccggagtatttcGGGGTATCGATtcacagggaagcggggcgtATCGAACACTAGTTACTAACATATTCTTATGAAGCTAATCCTAATGAAAATGGTGTGTGAACGATAGGATATATTGTAATAAACGAGAATAAAGAAAGCTTAGTTGATGAAAACACTATAGAGAGAGTGGGATTTTCGGGTTCGAGTGTTTACTAACCTAGTGCCAAACTAAGGGGTGATATGTAATTTGGGTTCTAGCAAATGTGGATGATTGCATTCACAAAAGGGAAGGAATTACTCCCATAATTCAAACCCACTGTAAGGaactaatcaagaacaagcaatctaaAGAAAATCCCTTAACAAAAATGCTCTCTCCCAAGGTGCAAATGTCTAGTGCAAAAGTGAGTACTCTAATATATGCCCTAACTCCCATCAAGACACAACTATAGcaagatacaagtaatttaggcctttaatcacaagcatcacaatagaaatcacaattgcatcataagtataaaacccaaatataaaacataacatTAAAACATTAAGAACAAGGCACAATAGGTTCAAAAACAACTTTCACCAAAAAATCCCTAATAAGATTAGCCACTCATGGCTAGtattgaatttaaagcacaaatgtcaaaagagtttacaaaaactaagaaagtaaaggaaaggggaagaaattctcccgaatgtagTCTTCCTAGCCTCTCCTTCTTCCTCCAAAGCTCTTGTAGCTCCTTGATGGTGAGTATCTTCTCCAAAAGTGGTGGATCCCTCCTTGACTCCTTTGAGAGGAAAACACCCTTTACTCTCACTCTTTTTGTCTCCAAAAATGCAGCTTAGGTCTAGGGTTCTTGGAAAATGAGCTttatatagtgggagcaaaaataggggcaaaataggcaATTCCGCGCAGCAGAATTTTGTGCTGTCacaggattctcgacgcgtcgagccttgaagATTTTCGGAAAATATTGCTACGGcatattctcgacgcgtcgagccttgacCTTGGCTCAACAACGTTGCACACTGGAAATTCTGGATGCGTCTAATCTGATCCTGGACGCGTAGAGTCTTCAATGTAAGCATTCTTCATCCATTTTGACTCCCAAACATGTCTTTAAATGTTCTCTTGCTTTGCatttgatctaaaatggtttcaaaacactaacaaacaccataaaacactcaaatcaagaatgaaaccATATCTAATTGAGAAAGCAAGGAATATGCATTAGAGATAGCAATTTAATCCATTTAAGCTCAAAAGTTGATTCAAATctattagaaaaatatgcacaattgagCTCATAtcaaactcccccacacttgagtctttgcttgtcctcaagcaaacaaATGGATAAATTTCAAGTCAAGCACACAAGTCACGCATACCTCTCTCGTACAACCAAATATCCACAAACCAACTTGTCACACAACAacatgcttcaagaatcatctcagattGACACACAAGATCCATTCGCAGGCCAATATCCAAGcaccaaaattatttatagtgaGAAATCTAGTGTGCACACATACTCAGTTAGGTTTATGCAAAACTTGGCATTAGAAATATATCCCATAGGCTTGCCTTTCGTACTCCTCCTAGTATAGACCTAAAGTTGCATGcaaagatcaaataggtcttttattggcttataacggggctaagggttaaggctaacaaagaaggggtacggaaaaattaacaaaagagagagaatgtcACAAATATCTAACTTATAAAATCCTAGAAGAGATGAGAAAGAAATGACCAAAGGAACCAAATGTAACTTTTAAGAACCAAGGCAACATTCTAATGAAGTGGGGGTCGAAAACAAACTTTCCAACTAACTATTTACAAACTTCAAACTATTCAAACTTTTATTCTTCAATActtttcattttgatttttctcaAGAACAAGAAACAACTTTCCAAGGTATCAACTTTGGGATATTGATTTtcaattttctgatttttttttttatagaagcAAACTTTATTCGAATGCTAGCAAACTACCCAAGAAGTAAATGAGTATATACAAAAAATCTAGACCCCCACACTTAGACATTTCAAAGTACATGTTGTTTTCTAACTATAAGCTCTATAAAGATCTCTTCTAAGAATAACAAAGATAAATGCTAAATTCTCTCTAGGGTGGAAGGGAACATATTTGGCTAATGGCTAAGGGTTTAATGATGagggttaaacaagaaaaataaacgAAGAGGTgttaagtgcttagcacttattaaacaaagaaaaaggctcaaaggggacacaAGGGATAAAAACATACGATGTAGTTTAAAGGCTACAGGTGAACAAaaaaaatggcctaaatcatttctaagcatgcaaGCAATTAGACTACATTTTGGAGGAGTATTGAGGCAAGTTCCATAAAGCCAACTAATGAGGCAATGCCGGAATTTCACATAAACTTTCACTAGCGAAGCACAAACCACTAGATTaggaattatttcaattattaaacGGTTAACAAGGACATTGGCAAGAGAATAGTTCAATCATGTGCTTCACTTTGATTTCATCAATGGCACATTGGAATGCAACAAGTTCAACCAAACAATCCATAAACTGACAAGAGAGAATAATTGCAACTAGATGCCATGACAAGTAATTTATCCAACATTAAGCAcatgagtcatccaagcaaaacaTGACATAGTTTCAAAAATTCAAGTGGAGAAGCTAACAAGCTCATGAGCATATATTTCAACATAAAAGcacaatttttcatttcatAGAAACCCGAAAAGCAAGAGAAATAGGAGTAAGGATTCAAATTCGATTCAGAAGAAGTTttaaaaagcaaaataaaactaaataataataaaaaagctgaaaatataaaaagggaAAATCAATTCAACCTCTTACCCCCACACTTAAAGAGTAATGTAACAAAATAAATCGGGGGAAAGAGATTGAAGGGCATCCCTTGAACTGCTACTAATGATCGCCTTCGGGTGGTAGTGGTGGGAAATAAGATCTGTAGAACTCTGGGATGTACAGGGGATCCTAAAGccgtggtggtggtgggggaaAATTAGGGGTCAATCCTTGAGCTGCCCGATTGTGTTGATACATAGATGTACCAACAAACCAATGCACCTCATCACCTCTCCTCATGAAATTTTGCAAGTCAGCGTTTGGAGGATTCTGGGCTGGCTCAGGCTGAGGATCTCCCATAAGCTCATCATCACCTTGGTTCTCATCTGCTGCATCTTCTAGGTCAGGAACTGGAGCTTGACCTTGGCCATACCGAGTATGAATGTGGTGCTGGGAGAGATATAGCTGTGGTGGTAGTCGGACTTCTTGATTTTCAATTATTGGTACTCCGGCAAGTCTGCAAAGCTCTGTGATGAGGGAGGGGTGGCCAAGATAGCAACGTGTCTTTGCCTCGGTTTGAGTAATTTCACTAATGCTCCGAGAAATAAGCCTCCCTATATCAATGGTTCTTTGCTCTTTAATGCAGTAGGTTAAGAAAACCAAATCTCTTTTCACATTTCCCCTATGTGAATTGGGGATGAGCTTTGCCCGAATGAAGTCAATGATTGCCCTATCCAGTGGGAAAAAGAATCTATAATCCATGTGGGCCGTAACTCTATTCCAAATATTCCACTCAGCGTTGTGATGAAAGGAGTGTGCAATGTTATCCAAATCTGCTTGTGTTATTCTTCCCTGCCTCAAGTCCCTATGGTAGTAATCATATCCTCCGTGGTTGGTCGTACCAGAGTAAGCATTGATAGCCGTAGGAAAAAAATCTATCGCTACACCCCTAACAATGCATTGATGTGTCTCCACTCCATCTTTGGCATTCGCGTAGAATTCACGCACTATGGAGTCAAAAGCATCGCCCGGTTGAGCCAAAAAGCTAGTCCCCCAATTCCAAGTGTCGGGTGCCACAATTTCTATTCCCCTTTCTGGTTTGATTGGCCGCTTAGAAATACATGCTTCGTATCTATCTCGAGCCCCACGGGTGTTGAAAGTTTCATACTGTGCGGCACGAGGTTGTTCTTGAGGTTGTCGAGATGATTCACCCCTATTCCTCTTGGGATTTCTAGTTTTTGGGGCCATTTTGAGCAACTACAAATCAAAACCAAAACACATTACTTGCAAAAGTTCAAAGAATTATGGATTGAAAAGCATAATGCAAGCAAATAACTCAAAGACTTCAAAAATTCTCACTttggcattttatcaaacacttcaTATGCACCATTTAAACATGAGAACTTGAATACGTTTAGCATGTCATTCTACCCcaatttttttcaacaaatgATATCACCACCAAGACAATACACCACTAGCACATGCAAGCTAAATTAACACTAATAATGCAAGAAAACTATGGGCATTTAACATGTGAATACATAAGCAAATAAAGAGCTTAAATCTATTATCTTCAATCAAAATCCAAGTATATAGTATTATGAACATGTAAGAGCACATTTAGAACATaatcaaacaaagaaacactaaCCCAAAGCaatttaatccaagaaattCGAAAATTAAGCAAAATTCGTGGGTTAGGTTTCATGCCcaaaaactaagaaattaaGAACAAATATAAAGGAAATTGATGGAGAAAATGGAAAAGGATGTTACCTTGATGCCTTAGGAAGAGTTTGGATTGAATTTGAGTGTGTTTTGAGAGCAAATGATGAAGAGATTGTGAAGAAAAACGGGTGGGAGTGCTGCTGTtcgaaaaaatgaaatgaaaattttggggAAAAGAGGGTTTAAAAACATGCACTTGAAGTCTACAAAACATGCACTTGAAGGCCAAATGTTTGCACTCAAAAGGAGAAACTAAGTACTGTAACAAAACTGGTGCACTCGAAGAAGagaaatatgcacttgaagaaggaaaaatgtgcacttcaagaagaaaaatatgcacTCAAATACAAAAGACAATCAAACCAACTTCCTCAAAATTATCAATATGCCACAGCGCATTTTtaatgaatattcaatatgaGCTGTTTAATTGgaccgtgtatatatatatatatatatatatatatatatatatatatatatatatatatatatatatatattgaaaccTAATTACGATGACGACCGTGAGGAAACCCGAGAAATTCCTAAAATGCTCGGAGTAGGAGAAGTGGAAAAGATCGAATTCTTTTAGATGGTTTGCATTTTTTGGGGTCATATTAATTAATGTGTGTGGTGTTGGTGGTCTTCAACTCCAGCGTGCATGTTGAGGCATCTAGAACTTTGAACACATATGTTTGTGTTTTCCATTGTGATCATAAAGAAGACTTACTCGATCGGGATCAAGTCGTGGCGGCTGCAGCCACT encodes:
- the LOC116026989 gene encoding uncharacterized protein LOC116026989, producing MVICLRGSICDSPQAMRTGILRVMCVCSNVLCMVSSRLPVPGLTAYTLSFSVGFTSSKTDVSLFIYSAGSVRLYLLVYVDDILVMGSDLDSVTALVAKMGSEFKIRDMGASYSYCLSRVDVGTAIPYADPTQYRSLAGALQYLMVTRPDLSFAVNKLCQHMRAPTTEHWGMLKRVLRYMKGTLHFGLCICRSSSIDIHAFSDYDWAGDPGDRKSTSGFAVFIGRNLVSWVCRKQRTVARSSTEAEYKALADVSAEVTWLARF